A single region of the Plantactinospora soyae genome encodes:
- a CDS encoding DUF58 domain-containing protein, protein MTGRAAALLGTGALTLPLWPAPWLGVPVMVAVVLVLIALDWRLAAPPGAIEASRHGDRTVRLGDTATVSVHLHNTSARPLRGLVRDSWVPSAGARVDFPGAPRIEISPGDRAVLPTRLTPTRRGDRPALRLTLRSYGPLGLAFRQRTEHPATPPWTLRVLPRFESRRHLPEKLARLRVIDGTQVSRGRGQGTEFDTLREYVVGDDVRSVDWRASARRADVLVRTWRPERDRRVLCVLDTGRTAAVRVGDEPRLDAAIDAALLLAALAARAGDRVDVLGADNTVRMALAGGAQSTLLARMVNALAPLQPALVETDFELIAGEILRRERRRSLVVLFTALEPGALGEGLLPVLPRLAARHRLIVASVHDPVLRDLTVRSPERVQDVYAAAAAWRALADRDRVRTALARYGVTVVDAPADRLAPLVSDTYLRLKALGQL, encoded by the coding sequence ATGACCGGACGGGCGGCGGCCCTGCTCGGAACGGGGGCGCTGACCCTTCCACTGTGGCCGGCGCCGTGGCTGGGCGTACCGGTCATGGTGGCCGTGGTGCTGGTCCTGATCGCGCTCGACTGGCGGCTCGCCGCGCCGCCGGGGGCGATCGAGGCGAGCCGGCACGGCGACCGGACCGTACGGCTCGGCGACACCGCCACCGTCTCCGTGCACCTGCACAACACCTCGGCCCGCCCGCTGCGTGGCCTGGTCCGGGACTCCTGGGTGCCGTCCGCCGGAGCCCGGGTCGACTTCCCCGGTGCCCCGCGGATCGAGATCTCCCCCGGTGACCGGGCCGTGCTGCCCACCCGGCTGACCCCGACCCGCCGGGGCGACCGGCCGGCGCTGCGGCTGACGCTGCGGTCGTACGGGCCGCTGGGGTTGGCGTTCCGGCAGCGGACCGAGCACCCGGCGACTCCACCGTGGACGCTCCGGGTACTGCCCCGCTTCGAGTCCCGGCGCCACCTGCCCGAGAAACTCGCCCGGCTGCGGGTGATCGACGGTACCCAGGTCAGCCGTGGCCGTGGCCAGGGCACCGAGTTCGACACCCTGCGCGAGTACGTCGTCGGCGACGACGTGCGCTCGGTCGACTGGCGGGCCAGTGCGCGCCGGGCCGACGTACTGGTCCGGACCTGGCGACCCGAGCGCGACCGGCGGGTGCTCTGTGTACTCGACACCGGTCGGACCGCCGCGGTGCGGGTCGGGGACGAACCACGACTGGACGCCGCCATCGACGCCGCCCTGCTGCTGGCGGCGCTCGCCGCCCGGGCCGGTGACCGCGTCGACGTGCTCGGCGCGGACAACACCGTCCGGATGGCGCTGGCCGGCGGAGCCCAGTCGACGCTGCTGGCCCGGATGGTCAACGCACTGGCGCCGCTCCAGCCCGCGCTGGTCGAGACCGACTTCGAGCTGATCGCCGGGGAGATACTCCGGCGGGAGCGTCGGCGTTCCCTGGTGGTCCTCTTCACCGCACTGGAGCCGGGCGCGCTCGGCGAGGGACTGCTGCCGGTCCTGCCCCGGCTGGCCGCCCGGCACCGGCTGATCGTCGCGTCCGTGCACGACCCGGTGCTGCGCGACCTCACCGTCCGGTCGCCCGAACGCGTCCAGGACGTCTACGCGGCGGCGGCGGCCTGGCGTGCCCTGGCCGACCGGGACCGGGTCCGGACGGCACTGGCCCGGTACGGCGTGACCGTGGTGGACGCCCCGGCCGACCGGCTTGCCCCGCTGGTCAGCGACACCTACCTGCGACTCAAGGCGCTCGGTCAACTCTGA
- a CDS encoding AAA family ATPase, producing the protein MHRLRAEVAKAVVGQDAVVTGMVIALLCRGHVLLEGVPGVAKTLLVRTIAAALDLESKRLQFTPDLMPGDVTGSLIFDPRTAAFTFREGPVFTNLLLADEINRTPPKTQAALLEVMEERQVSVEGRRRPLPDPFIVAATQNPVEYEGTYPLPEAQLDRFLLHLTMPLPNRDEELGVLRAHHAGFDPRELTAAGVRPVATPADLALARAAISRVGVAEPVMAYIVDLCRATRAVPALELGASPRGAIALLTAAKAWAWLAGRDHVTPDDIKAIARPTLRHRLRLRPEAELEGVTTRSVLDAVLGTVPTPR; encoded by the coding sequence CTGCACCGGCTGCGGGCCGAGGTCGCCAAGGCGGTCGTCGGGCAGGACGCCGTGGTCACCGGCATGGTGATCGCGCTGCTCTGTCGGGGACATGTGCTGCTCGAAGGCGTACCCGGGGTGGCCAAGACCCTGCTGGTGCGGACCATCGCGGCCGCCCTCGACCTGGAGTCGAAGCGGCTCCAGTTCACCCCGGACCTGATGCCGGGCGACGTGACCGGGTCGCTCATCTTCGATCCGCGTACCGCCGCCTTCACCTTCCGCGAGGGTCCGGTCTTCACCAACCTCCTGCTGGCCGACGAGATCAACCGGACGCCGCCGAAGACCCAGGCGGCACTCCTGGAGGTCATGGAGGAGCGGCAGGTGTCGGTGGAGGGCCGCCGCCGGCCGCTGCCGGATCCGTTCATCGTGGCCGCGACCCAGAACCCGGTCGAGTACGAGGGCACCTATCCGCTGCCCGAGGCCCAGCTCGACCGGTTCCTGCTGCACCTGACGATGCCGCTGCCCAACCGGGACGAGGAACTCGGCGTGCTCCGGGCACACCACGCCGGCTTCGACCCCCGCGAGCTGACCGCCGCCGGGGTACGTCCGGTGGCCACCCCCGCCGACCTGGCGCTCGCCCGGGCGGCGATCAGTCGGGTCGGCGTCGCCGAGCCGGTGATGGCGTACATCGTGGACCTCTGCCGGGCGACCCGTGCCGTACCCGCCCTGGAACTGGGTGCCTCGCCCCGGGGCGCGATCGCGCTGCTGACCGCCGCCAAGGCGTGGGCCTGGCTGGCCGGCCGCGACCACGTCACCCCGGACGACATCAAGGCGATCGCCCGGCCGACCCTGCGGCACCGGCTCCGACTCCGCCCGGAGGCCGAGCTGGAGGGGGTCACCACCAGATCCGTCCTGGACGCGGTGCTCGGCACCGTGCCGACCCCACGATGA
- a CDS encoding SIS domain-containing protein: MMDGTAGLRGRPVVDDTLLDDVAALSESDPGGMLRHTAAAGAQVRESASLAAEANLGVLADEGRPRAVIIAGIGTAARTGEILATVAGPRCPVPVIGHRSAGVPGWVGAADVVIAVSASGRSPEALGAAEAAARRGARLVAIGAPDSQLQSVAEGARAPFIPVPRRAPARASLWALTVPVLLAARALGLVKVNEADLAETAARLDAEADRCRPSAESFVNPAKSLALGLAGSVPIVWGSSPLATVAARRFGDTLSANARYPVVAGALGEAGRGRVGLLDGVFGGLAETSRDIFADPGNEPTGTRLRLVLLRDGGLNADDDSDEPFVVEERRADAVQTLAERRGVRCDVVTAEGGSALERLASLTAVPDFASIYLALAHGLDPMAVPAITEMKELSNP, encoded by the coding sequence GTGATGGACGGTACGGCCGGTCTGCGCGGCCGCCCGGTTGTCGACGACACGCTGCTCGACGACGTCGCCGCGCTGTCCGAGAGCGACCCGGGCGGCATGCTCCGGCACACCGCCGCCGCCGGAGCACAGGTCCGCGAGTCGGCGTCCCTGGCCGCCGAGGCCAACCTCGGGGTCCTCGCCGACGAGGGCCGTCCCCGGGCCGTCATCATCGCCGGCATCGGCACCGCGGCCCGGACCGGCGAGATCCTGGCCACGGTCGCCGGCCCGCGCTGCCCGGTTCCGGTCATCGGGCACCGAAGTGCCGGGGTTCCCGGCTGGGTCGGTGCGGCGGACGTGGTCATCGCGGTCAGCGCCTCGGGGCGCAGCCCGGAGGCGCTCGGCGCGGCCGAGGCCGCGGCCCGGCGCGGGGCCCGGCTGGTCGCGATCGGCGCGCCGGACTCGCAGCTCCAGTCGGTCGCCGAGGGCGCTCGGGCGCCGTTCATCCCGGTGCCCCGCCGGGCGCCGGCCCGGGCCAGCCTGTGGGCGCTGACCGTCCCGGTACTGCTCGCCGCCCGCGCGCTCGGCCTGGTCAAGGTGAACGAGGCGGACCTGGCCGAGACGGCGGCCCGGCTGGACGCCGAGGCCGACCGGTGCCGTCCCTCCGCCGAGTCCTTCGTCAACCCGGCCAAGTCCCTGGCGCTGGGGCTGGCCGGCTCGGTGCCGATCGTCTGGGGCTCGTCCCCGCTGGCGACGGTGGCGGCCCGACGGTTCGGCGACACGCTCTCGGCGAACGCGCGGTACCCGGTGGTGGCCGGTGCGCTCGGCGAGGCGGGCCGGGGTCGGGTGGGCCTGCTCGACGGGGTCTTCGGCGGCCTCGCCGAAACGAGCCGGGACATCTTCGCCGACCCCGGGAACGAGCCGACGGGGACCAGGCTGCGGCTGGTGCTGCTCCGGGACGGCGGCCTCAACGCCGACGACGACTCCGACGAGCCGTTCGTGGTGGAGGAGCGCCGGGCCGACGCGGTGCAGACCCTCGCCGAGCGGCGGGGTGTGCGCTGCGACGTGGTCACCGCCGAGGGCGGATCCGCCCTGGAGCGGCTCGCCTCGCTGACCGCGGTACCCGACTTCGCCTCGATCTATCTGGCCCTGGCCCACGGCCTCGACCCGATGGCGGTACCGGCCATCACCGAGATGAAGGAGCTCTCCAACCCGTGA
- a CDS encoding phosphomannomutase/phosphoglucomutase has product MSDLSAIVKAYDVRGTVPGQWDEAAAEALGAAFAQLLRTSGEHRDTVVIAHDMRESSPGLAAAFADGVRAEGLGVLDVGLGSTDLLYYASGSLDLPGAMFTASHNPAAYNGIKMCRAGARPIGQDTGLTELRDRAQALLDKAEPRPVEEPRPPLRRRDLLAEYAAHLRTLVDLSGIRPLKVVIDAGNGMGGHTVPAVLGATVLPALPLDIVPLYFELDGSFPNHEANPLDPANLVDLQAAVTRHGADLGLAFDGDADRCFVIDERGAPVSPSAITALVAVRELAKHPGATIIHNLITSSAVPEIVREHGGQPVRSRVGHSFIKADMARTNAAFGGEHSAHYYFRDFWFADTGMLAAMHLLAALGEQEAPLSDLARAYQRYAASGEINSTVPDQQVKLADVRRAYPDAETDELDGLTMRFPDGAWINLRPSNTEPLLRLNVEAPTPERMAALRDDVLGLVRR; this is encoded by the coding sequence TTGTCTGATTTGTCCGCTATCGTCAAGGCGTACGACGTCCGTGGCACCGTTCCCGGCCAGTGGGACGAGGCGGCCGCCGAGGCGTTGGGGGCGGCCTTCGCGCAACTCCTGCGTACCTCCGGGGAGCACCGCGACACGGTCGTGATCGCCCACGATATGCGGGAGTCGTCCCCGGGTCTCGCCGCCGCCTTCGCCGACGGGGTCCGGGCGGAGGGGCTGGGCGTGCTCGACGTCGGACTGGGCAGCACCGACCTGCTCTACTACGCCTCGGGCAGCCTCGACCTGCCGGGCGCCATGTTCACCGCCAGCCACAACCCGGCGGCGTACAACGGCATCAAGATGTGCCGGGCCGGGGCCAGGCCGATCGGGCAGGACACCGGCCTCACCGAACTGCGGGACCGGGCCCAGGCACTGCTGGACAAGGCGGAGCCGCGACCGGTCGAGGAGCCCCGCCCGCCACTGCGCCGCCGCGACCTGCTCGCCGAGTACGCCGCCCATCTGCGGACCCTGGTCGACCTGTCCGGGATCCGCCCGCTCAAGGTGGTCATCGACGCGGGGAACGGCATGGGCGGGCACACCGTACCGGCGGTGCTCGGCGCGACGGTTCTGCCGGCCCTGCCGCTGGACATCGTGCCGCTGTACTTCGAACTCGACGGCTCGTTCCCGAACCACGAGGCCAACCCGCTGGACCCGGCGAACCTGGTCGACCTCCAGGCGGCCGTCACCCGGCACGGCGCCGACCTCGGACTGGCCTTCGACGGGGACGCGGACCGCTGCTTCGTGATCGACGAACGGGGCGCGCCGGTCTCCCCGTCGGCGATCACCGCCCTGGTCGCGGTCCGGGAACTGGCCAAGCACCCGGGCGCCACGATCATCCACAACCTGATCACGTCCAGCGCGGTACCGGAGATCGTCCGGGAGCACGGTGGGCAGCCGGTGCGGAGCCGGGTCGGACACTCGTTCATCAAGGCCGACATGGCCCGGACCAACGCGGCCTTCGGCGGCGAGCACTCCGCGCACTACTACTTCCGGGACTTCTGGTTCGCCGACACCGGAATGCTCGCCGCGATGCACCTGCTGGCGGCGCTGGGCGAGCAGGAGGCACCCCTGTCCGACCTGGCCCGGGCCTACCAGCGGTACGCCGCCTCCGGCGAGATCAACTCGACCGTACCGGACCAGCAGGTCAAGCTGGCCGACGTCCGGCGGGCGTACCCGGACGCGGAGACCGACGAGCTGGACGGTCTCACCATGCGCTTTCCCGACGGGGCCTGGATCAACCTGCGCCCCTCCAACACCGAACCGCTGCTCCGACTCAACGTCGAGGCGCCCACCCCGGAACGGATGGCAGCACTGCGCGACGACGTACTCGGGCTGGTTCGCCGATAA
- the manA gene encoding mannose-6-phosphate isomerase, class I — protein MEPLHGRIRDYAWGSRTVLAQLQGRPAPSAGPEAELWLGAHPGDPSTVHRGGAPLSLVDAFATDPGRWLGADVIDRFGQRLPFLLKVLAPEAPLSLQAHPDAEQARAGYAAEMTDPELTHRNYVDPYHKPELLVAVSPFQALCGFRDPKLSADLLDAFGVAALDPVVDALRAGTDGLREAVRTLLGWPVPDRAALVAAVVAADLPEQYAQAGALVRDLAGRYPADPGVLVALLLNHVSLAPGEAIWMPAGNLHAYLYGAGVEILAASDNVLRGGLTPKHVDVPELLRVLRFEVLVDPVVPPVPVTPGVVTWPVPVDDFALHGVRLGEAVGSARIELRGPRIALCLAGEVTVADGAGSARLGPGQSAIGPADGGPLTVSGTGEVYVASVGLG, from the coding sequence GTGGAGCCGCTTCACGGCCGGATCCGTGACTACGCGTGGGGATCGCGTACGGTGCTGGCGCAGTTGCAGGGCCGGCCCGCGCCGAGCGCGGGACCCGAGGCCGAACTGTGGCTCGGCGCCCACCCCGGTGACCCGAGTACGGTGCACCGCGGCGGGGCGCCGCTGAGCCTGGTCGACGCGTTCGCCACCGACCCGGGGCGCTGGCTCGGCGCCGACGTGATCGACCGGTTCGGGCAGCGCCTGCCGTTCCTGCTCAAGGTGCTGGCCCCGGAGGCGCCGCTGTCGCTACAGGCGCATCCGGACGCCGAGCAGGCCCGGGCCGGTTACGCCGCCGAGATGACGGATCCGGAGCTGACCCACCGCAACTACGTCGATCCGTACCACAAGCCGGAGCTGCTGGTCGCGGTCTCGCCGTTCCAGGCCCTCTGCGGTTTCCGGGACCCGAAGCTCTCCGCCGACCTGCTCGACGCCTTCGGGGTGGCCGCGCTCGATCCGGTCGTCGACGCGCTGCGGGCCGGTACGGACGGGCTGCGCGAGGCCGTACGCACGTTGCTCGGCTGGCCGGTGCCGGACCGGGCGGCGCTGGTGGCGGCGGTCGTGGCGGCGGATCTTCCGGAGCAGTACGCCCAGGCCGGTGCGTTGGTCCGCGATCTCGCCGGGCGGTATCCGGCCGACCCCGGTGTGCTGGTCGCGCTCCTGCTCAACCACGTCAGCCTCGCGCCGGGCGAGGCGATCTGGATGCCGGCCGGCAACCTGCACGCCTACCTGTACGGCGCCGGGGTGGAGATCCTGGCGGCCAGTGACAACGTGCTGCGGGGCGGACTGACGCCGAAGCACGTCGACGTGCCGGAACTGCTCCGGGTGCTCCGCTTCGAGGTGCTCGTCGATCCGGTGGTTCCACCGGTCCCGGTCACGCCCGGAGTGGTCACCTGGCCGGTTCCGGTGGACGACTTCGCGCTGCACGGCGTACGCCTCGGCGAGGCGGTGGGGTCGGCCCGGATCGAACTCCGTGGCCCTCGGATCGCGCTCTGCCTGGCCGGCGAGGTGACCGTGGCGGACGGGGCGGGCTCGGCCCGGCTCGGCCCCGGCCAGTCGGCGATCGGCCCGGCGGACGGCGGGCCGCTGACCGTGAGCGGAACCGGAGAGGTCTACGTCGCCTCGGTCGGGCTCGGCTGA
- the ahcY gene encoding adenosylhomocysteinase: MTSTLPAPAGGPSAGTRPATVAEGDYKVADLSLAEFGRKEIQLAEHEMPGLMSIRREYAAEQPLRGARVTGSLHMTIQTAVLIETLVALGAEVRWASCNIFSTQDHAAAAIVVGPDGTPEAPSGVPVYAWKGESLEEYWWCTEQVLLWPDGQGPNMILDDGGDATLLVHRGAQFEGAGAVPPVESADSEEYAVILSVLHRSLREDDRRWTRVAAAIKGVTEETTTGVHRLYEMQQSGTLLFPAINVNDSVTKSKFDNKYGCRHSLIDGINRATDVLIGGKTAVVLGYGDVGKGCAESLRGQGARVIVTEVDPICALQAAMDGYQVATLEDVVETADIFITATGCFDVIRNEHMARMKHQAIVGNIGHFDNEIDMAGLAKRSDVERVNIKPQVDVWRFDDGHSIIVLSEGRLLNLGNATGHPSFVMSNSFANQTIAQIELFTKTEEYPLGVYTLPKHLDEKVARLHLDALGAKLTELSKEQASYLGIPVEGPYKPEHYRY; encoded by the coding sequence ATGACCAGCACTCTCCCGGCCCCCGCAGGTGGTCCGTCCGCCGGAACCCGGCCCGCCACGGTCGCGGAGGGCGACTACAAGGTGGCGGACCTGTCCCTCGCCGAGTTCGGGCGTAAGGAGATCCAGCTCGCCGAGCACGAGATGCCCGGCCTGATGTCGATCCGTCGCGAGTACGCGGCCGAGCAGCCGCTGCGGGGTGCCCGGGTCACCGGCTCGCTGCACATGACCATCCAGACCGCGGTGCTCATCGAGACCCTGGTGGCGCTCGGTGCCGAGGTCCGCTGGGCCTCGTGCAACATCTTCTCCACCCAGGACCACGCGGCCGCCGCGATCGTGGTCGGCCCGGACGGCACGCCCGAGGCCCCGTCCGGCGTCCCGGTCTACGCCTGGAAGGGCGAGTCGCTCGAAGAGTACTGGTGGTGCACGGAGCAGGTGCTGCTCTGGCCGGACGGTCAGGGCCCGAACATGATCCTCGACGACGGCGGCGACGCCACCCTGCTGGTGCACCGGGGAGCCCAGTTCGAGGGCGCCGGTGCCGTGCCTCCGGTGGAGAGCGCCGACTCCGAGGAGTACGCCGTCATCCTCAGCGTGCTGCACCGCTCGTTGCGCGAGGACGACCGGCGCTGGACCCGGGTCGCCGCGGCGATCAAGGGCGTGACCGAGGAGACCACCACCGGCGTGCACCGGCTCTACGAGATGCAGCAGAGCGGCACGCTGCTCTTCCCGGCCATCAACGTCAACGACTCGGTGACCAAGAGCAAGTTCGACAACAAGTACGGCTGCCGCCACTCGCTGATCGACGGCATCAACCGGGCCACCGACGTACTGATCGGGGGCAAGACCGCCGTCGTGCTCGGCTACGGCGACGTGGGCAAGGGCTGCGCCGAGTCGCTGCGGGGCCAGGGCGCCAGGGTCATCGTCACCGAGGTCGACCCGATCTGCGCACTCCAGGCCGCGATGGACGGCTACCAGGTGGCCACCCTGGAAGACGTCGTCGAGACCGCCGACATCTTCATCACCGCGACCGGCTGCTTCGACGTCATCCGGAACGAGCACATGGCCCGGATGAAGCACCAGGCCATCGTCGGCAACATCGGCCACTTCGACAACGAGATCGACATGGCCGGGCTGGCCAAGCGGTCCGACGTCGAGCGGGTCAACATCAAGCCGCAGGTGGACGTCTGGCGGTTCGACGACGGCCACTCGATCATCGTGCTCTCCGAGGGCCGGCTGCTGAACCTGGGCAACGCCACCGGGCACCCGAGCTTCGTGATGTCGAACTCGTTCGCCAACCAGACGATCGCGCAGATCGAGCTCTTTACCAAGACCGAGGAGTACCCGCTCGGGGTCTACACGCTGCCCAAGCACCTCGACGAGAAGGTGGCCCGGCTGCACCTGGACGCCCTGGGCGCCAAGCTGACCGAGCTGAGCAAGGAGCAGGCCTCCTACCTCGGCATTCCGGTCGAGGGTCCGTACAAGCCGGAGCACTACCGCTACTGA
- a CDS encoding cation diffusion facilitator family transporter, with product MSAGGGTRAILAALFANLGIAVTKLVAWGLTGSSSMLAESIHSLADSGNQALLLLGGRRATRRATPQHPFGYGRERYIYAFIVSIVLFSVGGLFALYEAYHKYHEQQVDGPHGIDSWHWVPPTVLVIAIILESFSFRTAIKESNLVRGKASWKEFVRRAKAPELPVVLLEDLGALLGLIFALVGVSMTLATDNGYWDAAGTAAIGLLLVTIAVILAIETKSLLLGEAGSPEDVKKIEQAIVAGSEVERIIHMKTLHLGPEELLVAAKVAVRPYATAAELAEGINSVEARIRNSVPIARVIYLEPDIYRNVEQPADGVPELKET from the coding sequence ATGAGCGCGGGCGGGGGTACCAGGGCGATCCTGGCCGCGCTCTTCGCCAACCTGGGCATCGCGGTCACCAAGCTCGTCGCGTGGGGTCTGACCGGCTCCTCGTCGATGCTCGCCGAGTCGATCCACTCGTTGGCCGACTCCGGCAACCAGGCGCTGCTGCTGCTCGGCGGGCGCCGGGCCACCCGCCGCGCCACCCCGCAACACCCCTTCGGGTACGGCCGCGAGCGGTACATCTACGCGTTCATCGTCTCCATCGTGCTGTTCAGCGTCGGCGGGCTCTTCGCGCTCTACGAGGCGTACCACAAGTACCACGAGCAGCAGGTGGACGGCCCGCACGGCATCGACAGCTGGCACTGGGTGCCGCCGACCGTGCTGGTGATCGCGATCATCCTGGAGTCGTTCTCGTTCCGGACCGCGATCAAGGAGTCGAACCTGGTCCGGGGCAAGGCGTCCTGGAAGGAGTTCGTCCGCCGGGCGAAGGCCCCGGAGCTGCCGGTGGTGCTGCTGGAGGACCTCGGCGCGCTACTCGGTCTGATCTTCGCCCTGGTGGGTGTCTCGATGACCCTGGCCACCGACAACGGGTACTGGGACGCGGCCGGCACGGCGGCGATCGGCCTGCTGCTGGTCACCATCGCCGTCATCCTGGCGATCGAGACCAAGAGCCTGCTGCTCGGCGAGGCGGGCAGCCCGGAGGACGTGAAGAAGATCGAGCAGGCGATCGTCGCGGGTTCCGAGGTCGAGCGGATCATCCACATGAAGACGCTGCACCTGGGTCCGGAGGAGCTGCTGGTGGCGGCCAAGGTGGCGGTACGGCCGTACGCCACGGCGGCCGAGCTGGCCGAGGGGATCAACTCGGTCGAGGCGCGGATCCGCAACTCCGTGCCGATCGCCCGGGTCATCTATCTGGAGCCGGACATCTACCGCAACGTGGAACAGCCCGCCGACGGGGTTCCGGAGCTCAAGGAGACCTGA
- a CDS encoding RDD family protein encodes MTAQPPRSSFARPASATGLGADAGLVSGEAVELEVRAARLGSRVLALLIDVAAQLVIAVLLLIVAGILLDSFAGTGPPDQALMTALQTVGVVLILVGYPVSWETLNHGRTPGKLAVGLRVVRDDGGRVGFRQSLTRGLVGVAVEWPGLVLPLLTWAVSVTVTMTDPRGRRLGDLAAGTMVIHDRSPTGYGHVPVMVPPLTGWARSLDLTRLDDGLALAVRQLLGRRGTLTEAARLRLARSLWAEVAAVTSPPPPSNMPDWAYLAAVHAERHARARQRLARTRSVSTTLWPELAPAAPEAAGSGLTWPVRPAAPPPPSTQALVTPVLAATPQGGTDR; translated from the coding sequence GTGACAGCGCAACCACCGAGGTCGAGTTTCGCCCGGCCGGCGTCAGCCACCGGCCTCGGTGCCGACGCCGGGCTGGTCAGCGGCGAAGCGGTCGAGTTGGAGGTCCGGGCCGCCCGGCTCGGATCCCGGGTGCTCGCGCTGCTGATCGACGTCGCGGCCCAGCTCGTGATCGCGGTCCTCCTGCTGATCGTCGCCGGAATCCTGCTCGACTCGTTCGCCGGTACCGGTCCGCCGGACCAGGCGCTGATGACCGCGTTGCAGACCGTCGGAGTGGTGCTGATCCTGGTCGGCTATCCGGTGTCGTGGGAGACGCTGAACCACGGTCGTACGCCCGGCAAGCTCGCCGTCGGACTGCGGGTGGTCCGCGACGACGGTGGGCGCGTGGGGTTCCGCCAGTCGCTGACCCGGGGACTGGTCGGCGTCGCGGTGGAGTGGCCCGGGCTGGTGCTTCCGCTGCTCACCTGGGCGGTGAGCGTCACGGTGACGATGACCGATCCTCGTGGACGGCGACTCGGTGACCTGGCGGCGGGCACGATGGTGATCCACGACCGGAGTCCCACCGGGTACGGCCACGTTCCGGTCATGGTTCCGCCGTTGACCGGCTGGGCCCGGTCGCTGGACCTCACCCGACTCGACGACGGTCTCGCGCTGGCCGTACGCCAACTGCTCGGTCGGCGGGGGACGCTTACCGAAGCCGCCCGGCTCCGGCTGGCCCGGTCACTCTGGGCCGAGGTCGCCGCGGTGACGTCTCCGCCGCCGCCATCGAACATGCCGGACTGGGCCTACCTGGCGGCCGTACACGCCGAGCGGCACGCCCGGGCCCGGCAGCGGTTGGCCCGGACCCGGTCGGTGAGTACGACGCTGTGGCCGGAACTCGCCCCCGCCGCCCCCGAGGCCGCCGGTTCCGGACTGACCTGGCCGGTGCGGCCGGCCGCCCCACCGCCGCCCTCGACGCAGGCGCTGGTCACTCCGGTGCTCGCCGCCACGCCGCAGGGCGGGACGGACCGGTGA
- a CDS encoding Trm112 family protein: protein MALDPQLLEILACPDTHHAPLDYDSAAQTLTCTECGRIFEVRDDVPVLLLDEARGGPAEQPGGAASGTTDPR from the coding sequence GTGGCCCTCGACCCGCAGTTGCTGGAGATTCTGGCCTGTCCGGACACGCATCACGCCCCGCTCGACTACGACTCGGCGGCGCAGACCCTGACCTGCACCGAGTGCGGGCGGATCTTCGAGGTACGCGATGACGTACCGGTGCTGCTCCTGGACGAGGCGCGCGGTGGCCCCGCGGAACAGCCGGGTGGAGCCGCCAGCGGCACGACGGACCCCCGGTGA
- a CDS encoding stage II sporulation protein M has protein sequence MDLDAYAAEHGAQWRRLSQLSAQRRLTAAEVDELIALYQRVATHLSVVRSRSPDPALVARLSRLVLAAQSRLTGRPGLSWSAVGRFFSTSLPGALYQAWPWWTGVAVGFSLIAGFFMWWIAENPESAAALIGERPAAELFEARFVGYYSEHEASSFAFQLWTNNAWVAVRCLAAGILILPVFYLLWHNALNIGVTGGVLASYDRTGLFFSMIAPHGLLEMTGIFIAAGVGLRIGWAWIAPPPDLTRGQAVARAARSGILVAVGLVGLFAVAGLIEAFVTPAAVPPAVRVGIGMTIWAGFLGYVVVYGRRARAAAPLRVDRAP, from the coding sequence TTGGATCTCGACGCGTACGCGGCGGAGCACGGCGCGCAGTGGCGGCGGCTGTCCCAGTTGTCCGCTCAGCGCCGACTCACCGCCGCCGAGGTCGACGAGCTGATCGCCCTCTACCAGCGGGTGGCCACCCATCTCTCCGTCGTACGCAGCCGGTCACCCGATCCGGCGCTGGTCGCCCGGCTGTCCCGGCTGGTGCTGGCCGCCCAGTCCCGGCTCACGGGCCGGCCCGGCCTCTCCTGGTCGGCGGTCGGCCGGTTCTTCTCGACCAGTCTTCCCGGCGCGTTGTACCAGGCGTGGCCATGGTGGACCGGCGTCGCCGTCGGGTTCAGCCTGATCGCGGGATTCTTCATGTGGTGGATCGCCGAGAACCCGGAGAGCGCCGCCGCGCTGATCGGCGAGCGACCCGCCGCCGAGCTCTTCGAGGCCCGGTTCGTCGGCTACTACAGCGAGCACGAGGCGTCCAGCTTCGCCTTCCAGCTGTGGACCAACAACGCCTGGGTGGCGGTCCGCTGCCTGGCGGCGGGCATCCTGATCCTGCCGGTCTTCTACCTGCTCTGGCACAACGCCCTCAACATCGGGGTGACCGGCGGGGTGCTCGCCTCGTACGACCGGACGGGGCTGTTCTTCAGCATGATCGCCCCGCACGGACTGCTGGAGATGACCGGCATCTTCATCGCGGCCGGCGTGGGGCTGCGGATCGGCTGGGCCTGGATCGCACCACCGCCGGACCTGACCCGGGGACAGGCGGTGGCCCGGGCGGCCCGCTCCGGGATCCTGGTCGCGGTCGGCCTGGTGGGACTCTTCGCCGTCGCCGGCCTCATCGAGGCGTTCGTGACCCCGGCGGCGGTGCCGCCCGCCGTACGGGTCGGCATCGGCATGACCATCTGGGCCGGGTTCCTCGGCTACGTGGTTGTCTACGGCCGGCGGGCCAGGGCCGCGGCACCGCTCAGAGTTGACCGAGCGCCTTGA